A window of Acinetobacter sp. TR3 contains these coding sequences:
- a CDS encoding Crp/Fnr family transcriptional regulator, which translates to MLDAIYIKHLHQNAWFSHLDLPFQNFIIKHGKKYNIEKNAAVFHAQDPFDGVYGVLEGSISLGYIDVNGNEAIAAIAEPIMWFGEISLIDQQPRSHDAIALKKSVVLQIPAQPLKAFLLQNPYYWYYFALLTSQKLRYVFLEQIAIQTQSISQRLAQRLLFILEGYGNRSSIQDFNIQISQDQLANMLTISRQTVNQELNLFEKQGIIQLGFKKIEVIDIEKLKKVAAVGYLKQ; encoded by the coding sequence GTGTTAGATGCAATTTATATTAAACATTTACATCAAAATGCTTGGTTCAGCCACCTAGATTTACCATTTCAAAACTTCATCATCAAGCATGGAAAAAAATATAACATAGAAAAAAATGCTGCCGTATTTCATGCTCAAGACCCTTTTGATGGTGTTTATGGTGTGCTTGAAGGATCGATTAGTTTGGGATACATCGATGTGAATGGGAATGAGGCGATTGCTGCAATTGCTGAACCCATCATGTGGTTTGGAGAAATTTCTCTTATTGACCAGCAACCACGCTCTCATGATGCTATTGCACTCAAGAAAAGTGTCGTTTTACAAATTCCAGCACAACCACTTAAAGCATTTCTACTGCAAAATCCCTATTACTGGTATTACTTTGCTTTGCTTACCAGTCAAAAACTCCGTTATGTCTTTTTAGAACAAATTGCAATTCAGACTCAAAGTATTAGCCAGCGTCTTGCACAACGCTTGTTATTTATACTTGAAGGCTATGGCAACCGTTCTTCTATTCAAGATTTCAATATTCAAATTTCACAAGATCAACTTGCTAATATGCTAACAATCTCAAGACAAACTGTTAATCAAGAATTAAATCTATTTGAAAAACAAGGAATCATACAACTTGGTTTTAAAAAAATTGAGGTGATTGATATTGAAAAGTTAAAGAAAGTCGCTGCTGTCGGTTATCTAAAGCAATAA
- a CDS encoding tautomerase family protein: MSQIKIYALHQTIQQFRTQLSDAIHQALVTSLDYPVEKKFQRFIALAPEDFIYPNDRSEQYLIIEISMFEGRTTSAKKQFIQSIFSNIQQQCGISPQDIEITIFETPKSNWGIRGQNADDLRLNYQVNV; the protein is encoded by the coding sequence ATGTCTCAAATCAAAATTTATGCACTACATCAAACGATTCAACAATTTAGAACTCAATTGTCAGATGCTATTCATCAAGCACTGGTCACAAGCTTAGATTATCCTGTAGAAAAAAAATTTCAGCGCTTTATTGCTTTAGCTCCGGAAGATTTTATATATCCAAATGATCGCAGTGAACAATATTTGATTATTGAAATTTCAATGTTTGAAGGGCGAACAACTTCGGCAAAAAAACAATTTATTCAATCAATTTTTTCTAATATTCAGCAGCAATGCGGTATTTCCCCACAAGATATTGAAATTACAATTTTTGAAACCCCAAAATCAAATTGGGGAATCCGTGGTCAAAATGCAGATGACTTACGACTTAACTATCAAGTCAATGTCTAA
- a CDS encoding Mpo1 family 2-hydroxy fatty acid dioxygenase translates to MTNLERQLSQYAAYHLDRNNIMTHFVGIPLIVFSILCLTARAGIEISGFPMTLAMLLIVLSSIYYLTLDKLFGTLMLLLLVLAYPFSVKIAALSMWSWLGASIGIFVVGWVFQFVGHYFEKKKPAFVDDLIGLAIGPLFVLAEFVFLLGFRKPLHQRILKEAESKRAAMDMKVQTAS, encoded by the coding sequence ATGACAAATTTGGAACGACAACTCAGTCAGTATGCTGCTTACCATTTAGACCGAAATAATATTATGACTCATTTTGTGGGGATTCCTTTAATCGTTTTCTCTATCTTATGTTTAACTGCGCGAGCAGGCATCGAGATATCAGGTTTTCCTATGACATTGGCAATGCTGCTCATTGTTTTAAGTAGTATTTATTATCTTACACTCGATAAGCTATTTGGCACTTTAATGCTGCTTTTGTTGGTATTGGCTTATCCTTTTTCAGTAAAAATTGCAGCTTTATCTATGTGGAGTTGGTTAGGTGCTAGCATTGGTATTTTTGTTGTAGGCTGGGTCTTTCAGTTTGTGGGGCATTATTTTGAAAAGAAAAAACCTGCATTTGTTGATGATCTGATTGGTTTGGCAATTGGTCCATTGTTCGTTTTAGCTGAGTTCGTATTCTTACTGGGTTTCCGTAAACCATTACATCAGCGTATTTTGAAAGAAGCTGAAAGCAAACGTGCCGCGATGGATATGAAAGTCCAAACTGCATCTTAA
- the purT gene encoding formate-dependent phosphoribosylglycinamide formyltransferase produces MTRMSVTLGTPLQSSAFKVLLLGSGELGKEVVISLQRLGVEVHAADRYDHAPAMQVAHFSYTLNMADPTELKQLIEKIQPNLIVPEIEAIATEVLVEIEQSQTATVIPSAKAVNLTMNREGIRRLAAEELGLPTSAYRFASTLESFRAACDDIGYPNFVKPVMSSSGKGQSRVKSFDEVDAAWEYAMQGGRVNQGTVIIESQIDFDFEITLLTVRAKNPKTGEIETHFCDPIGHRQDAGDYVESWQPQPMTAAALQEAKRIAHKATTALGGCGIFGVELFIKGDKVWFSEVSPRPHDTGLVTLASQFQSEFELHARAILGLPVNTARHSTAASAVIYAGVDANNLNFDGLNLALANPNTDLRLFGKPEGFKRRRMGVATARAETTDQARELAQQAADQVSVHTNS; encoded by the coding sequence ATTACACGCATGAGCGTCACTCTTGGAACTCCACTTCAATCTTCTGCATTTAAGGTTTTACTGTTAGGTTCTGGGGAGCTAGGTAAAGAAGTTGTGATTTCTTTACAACGCTTAGGTGTCGAAGTTCATGCCGCAGATCGTTATGATCATGCACCAGCCATGCAAGTTGCACATTTTTCTTATACCTTGAATATGGCTGATCCAACTGAATTAAAACAACTCATTGAAAAAATTCAACCCAATTTGATTGTTCCTGAAATTGAAGCGATTGCAACTGAAGTGCTTGTAGAAATTGAACAAAGCCAAACAGCAACCGTTATTCCTTCAGCTAAAGCAGTCAATCTCACAATGAACCGCGAAGGAATTCGTCGTTTAGCTGCTGAAGAACTCGGCCTACCAACATCAGCTTATCGCTTTGCCAGTACTTTAGAAAGTTTCCGCGCGGCATGTGATGACATCGGTTATCCAAACTTTGTAAAACCTGTGATGTCATCATCAGGTAAAGGTCAGTCTCGCGTTAAAAGCTTTGATGAAGTTGATGCCGCTTGGGAATATGCGATGCAAGGCGGTCGTGTTAACCAAGGTACAGTGATTATCGAATCACAAATTGATTTTGATTTTGAAATCACGTTGTTAACAGTTCGTGCAAAAAATCCTAAGACTGGCGAAATCGAAACCCATTTCTGTGATCCGATTGGACACCGTCAAGATGCGGGTGACTATGTCGAAAGCTGGCAACCTCAACCAATGACTGCTGCTGCCTTACAAGAAGCTAAACGTATCGCACACAAAGCAACAACTGCATTAGGTGGCTGTGGTATCTTTGGTGTAGAACTATTTATCAAAGGCGATAAAGTTTGGTTCAGCGAAGTTTCCCCTCGCCCACATGATACGGGTCTCGTAACTTTAGCTTCTCAATTCCAAAGCGAATTTGAATTGCATGCGCGTGCTATTTTGGGTTTACCTGTTAATACAGCTCGCCATAGTACTGCTGCAAGTGCCGTGATTTATGCAGGTGTAGATGCGAATAACCTCAACTTTGATGGCTTGAATCTTGCTTTAGCCAATCCGAATACTGACTTACGTTTATTTGGTAAACCTGAAGGTTTTAAACGTCGCCGTATGGGAGTTGCAACAGCACGCGCTGAAACAACAGACCAAGCACGTGAATTAGCGCAACAAGCTGCTGACCAAGTGAGCGTACACACAAACTCTTAA